The Trichocoleus sp. FACHB-46 genome includes a window with the following:
- a CDS encoding ester cyclase, whose amino-acid sequence MLIEQNKALILQFYKAFDDRKMEQALELLAPNFVAHLAGVPEPLDGEGFKRFGMSFYLAFQQGAHIFDEVIISEDKVVTCGKFTATHVGEFQGLPPTGKQISLSIMHIDRVENGKIVEHWGQGDAFGLMQQLGIVFLPGPKLLPYILKGAVSNLFKQAERS is encoded by the coding sequence AAGCCTTTGACGATCGCAAAATGGAGCAAGCCTTAGAGCTTTTGGCTCCAAATTTTGTGGCTCACTTGGCGGGTGTACCTGAGCCATTAGACGGGGAAGGATTTAAACGGTTTGGGATGTCATTTTATTTAGCCTTTCAGCAGGGGGCGCACATCTTTGATGAGGTCATCATCTCCGAAGATAAAGTGGTCACTTGTGGAAAATTCACCGCAACGCATGTTGGAGAGTTTCAGGGACTTCCGCCTACAGGTAAGCAGATTAGCTTGTCTATCATGCATATTGATCGAGTGGAGAATGGAAAAATCGTAGAGCATTGGGGGCAGGGCGATGCCTTCGGATTGATGCAGCAGTTGGGGATCGTTTTCTTACCAGGTCCGAAACTATTGCCATATATCCTCAAGGGAGCTGTATCTAACCTGTTTAAGCAAGCCGAACGTAGTTGA
- a CDS encoding GNAT family N-acetyltransferase — protein sequence MTFSIRELGPNDLSMAQQLFEMWRQEDNVTKPPPSSETLLRLLSRPDFHAVAALREDEAIGGLTAYELEMYTEAATELFIYEVGVAVAHRRQGVGRALVEFARNLCRSRSLSALYIPAMADDARAVAFYQATGLKREDVAWFVQEFEDNL from the coding sequence ATGACATTTTCCATTCGAGAACTTGGCCCAAACGACCTGTCAATGGCGCAGCAGCTTTTCGAGATGTGGCGGCAAGAGGACAACGTGACCAAACCGCCGCCTTCGTCCGAAACTCTGCTGCGCTTGCTGTCACGCCCTGATTTTCACGCCGTTGCTGCATTGCGCGAGGATGAAGCTATCGGCGGCCTAACAGCTTATGAGTTGGAGATGTATACCGAAGCGGCTACGGAATTGTTCATCTACGAGGTCGGCGTCGCCGTCGCGCATCGACGGCAGGGCGTGGGCCGGGCCTTGGTTGAGTTCGCCAGAAATCTATGTCGTTCGCGTAGCCTGAGCGCACTCTATATTCCTGCAATGGCTGATGACGCTCGTGCTGTTGCGTTTTATCAAGCAACTGGGCTCAAGCGCGAAGATGTTGCGTGGTTCGTGCAGGAGTTCGAGGACAACTTATGA